One window from the genome of Leptospira johnsonii encodes:
- a CDS encoding LIC11874 family lipoprotein: MRSGLSSRFFKKTLFLLCFLFFGCFEYEETLTINSNLSGTLEISYVVPTKRKSEESLIKFLPTRKEEIQNRLNKGFFSKSLVLKDYTFQKLESSEAEPGAFREKAKVTYKVEFTDISQLENVLIGNVQIKKEKANTIYIKREFPSISKSMESMQMDGEKKVLSETLRLIRGNALNFKVNFPITSVCYTNRGEQSLGRLAYRLPLADTVEKFGNKSWDYRITFVY, encoded by the coding sequence ATGCGTTCGGGTCTTTCCAGCCGCTTCTTCAAAAAAACACTTTTCTTACTCTGTTTTCTTTTTTTCGGATGTTTCGAATACGAAGAAACTCTGACCATCAATTCCAACCTAAGCGGCACTTTGGAAATCTCTTATGTGGTCCCGACCAAACGTAAGTCGGAAGAATCACTGATCAAATTCCTTCCGACCAGGAAAGAAGAGATACAAAATAGGCTGAACAAAGGATTTTTTTCCAAAAGCCTTGTACTAAAAGATTATACTTTTCAAAAATTGGAAAGTTCCGAGGCGGAACCAGGTGCATTCCGTGAAAAAGCAAAGGTAACTTACAAGGTAGAATTCACCGATATTTCTCAGTTAGAAAACGTGCTGATCGGAAACGTTCAGATCAAAAAAGAAAAGGCAAATACGATCTATATCAAAAGAGAATTCCCTTCTATCAGCAAATCAATGGAATCTATGCAGATGGACGGGGAGAAAAAGGTCTTAAGCGAAACTTTGAGATTGATCCGAGGAAATGCACTTAACTTCAAAGTGAATTTTCCGATCACTTCCGTTTGTTATACGAATCGTGGAGAGCAAAGTTTGGGAAGACTGGCTTATCGATTACCTCTCGCAGACACTGTAGAGAAGTTCGGTAACAAATCCTGGGACTATCGGATCACATTCGTCTACTAA
- a CDS encoding ammonium transporter — MRILILLTLAFASSGMWADEAAPATAESALSAVATLRDETNWLWTCIAGFLVFFMQAGFALVEAGFTRAKNTVNILMKNFMDFSLGSLAYWLIGFSIMFGPQILSGIGFGSISLADNLLIVDGKPDPSKFTFFIFQLVFAGTAATIVSGAMAERTKFVDYVLFSILITAFVYPVFGSFAWSNLFNPDNKGYLVEAGFIDFAGSTVVHSVGGWAGLAGTIVLGPRIGKYQDGKVLPILGHNMTIAALGVFILWLGWFGFNPGSTTSVANGTFAIIAVTTNFAAAAGAVSSMIVTWILFKKPDIGLTLNGALAGLVAITAPCANVSISSAIIIGLVAGVLVVFSVLFFDKIKVDDPVGAVSVHGVCGAWGTIAAGLFAEQAFGGVNGLFFGGGIDQLLVQLQGVGIGFVWAFGASLVIFLALRFTIGLRVSEDEEIQGLDILEHGNEAYPISK, encoded by the coding sequence ATGCGCATATTGATATTACTTACGCTCGCTTTTGCCTCGAGCGGAATGTGGGCCGATGAAGCTGCCCCTGCGACCGCCGAATCCGCGTTAAGTGCAGTCGCAACTTTAAGAGATGAAACGAATTGGTTATGGACCTGTATCGCAGGCTTTTTGGTATTTTTTATGCAGGCAGGTTTCGCTTTGGTCGAGGCCGGGTTTACGAGAGCAAAAAATACTGTGAATATTCTCATGAAGAACTTCATGGACTTTTCCTTGGGTTCTTTGGCATATTGGTTGATCGGATTTTCGATCATGTTCGGACCTCAGATCCTGAGTGGTATTGGATTCGGTTCTATATCGCTGGCAGATAATCTTTTGATAGTGGATGGAAAACCTGATCCGAGCAAGTTTACATTCTTCATATTTCAATTGGTGTTTGCAGGAACAGCCGCAACCATCGTTTCGGGAGCGATGGCGGAAAGGACCAAGTTCGTGGATTACGTACTCTTCTCCATATTGATCACAGCTTTTGTATATCCTGTCTTTGGTTCCTTCGCATGGTCCAACCTTTTCAATCCGGATAACAAAGGTTATTTGGTAGAAGCAGGATTTATAGATTTTGCAGGTTCCACTGTGGTCCACTCAGTAGGTGGATGGGCCGGGCTTGCGGGTACTATAGTGCTTGGGCCTCGTATCGGAAAATACCAAGACGGAAAAGTCCTTCCTATTTTAGGTCATAACATGACGATTGCTGCTCTTGGGGTCTTCATTCTATGGTTAGGTTGGTTCGGATTTAACCCAGGATCCACTACTTCTGTGGCCAACGGAACTTTCGCTATCATTGCTGTTACGACTAACTTTGCGGCGGCTGCGGGAGCGGTTTCTTCCATGATCGTTACCTGGATCCTTTTCAAGAAACCGGATATAGGTCTAACATTAAACGGTGCTTTGGCAGGGCTTGTGGCGATCACCGCTCCTTGTGCGAACGTTAGCATCAGTTCTGCGATCATTATCGGATTAGTAGCCGGTGTGCTTGTAGTATTCAGCGTTTTATTCTTTGATAAGATCAAAGTGGACGATCCAGTCGGAGCGGTTTCCGTTCACGGAGTTTGCGGAGCTTGGGGAACCATCGCTGCAGGCCTGTTCGCTGAGCAGGCTTTTGGCGGAGTGAACGGTTTATTCTTCGGTGGCGGGATCGACCAATTATTGGTTCAGCTACAAGGTGTAGGGATCGGATTTGTTTGGGCATTCGGAGCGAGTTTAGTGATCTTCTTAGCGCTTAGATTCACCATCGGTCTAAGAGTTTCCGAAGACGAAGAGATCCAAGGTCTGGATATTCTCGAACACGGAAACGAGGCGTATCCAATCTCCAAATAA
- a CDS encoding menaquinone biosynthetic enzyme MqnA/MqnD family protein, translated as MRIGIVKHLNARPLTWGFEQNSEHQVVPENPSLLKDYLLRGLVDVGLISSIECLRNSDVLSVSMKVGVCASKQVRSIKFFKNKKEAYPPYRILTDNGSRTSMALVRVLVHNDSGQLPEVSPTDPKIIKQEISIGRGSHMLFGDNALFAEWDPEIYEVKDLAEWWYETTGTSFIFALWASKKPLELPDSFYEDSLKYGLEHIEEIIEKESRLPSDLVRTYLTQELHYEITDSDRKGFELFGKYCNELGIL; from the coding sequence GTGAGAATTGGAATCGTCAAACATCTGAATGCACGTCCCCTAACCTGGGGATTCGAGCAGAATTCAGAGCATCAAGTCGTACCCGAAAATCCCTCCCTCTTAAAGGACTATTTATTACGAGGCCTGGTAGATGTAGGATTGATATCTTCAATCGAATGCCTCCGAAACTCGGATGTACTTTCCGTTTCCATGAAAGTCGGGGTCTGCGCCTCCAAGCAGGTCCGTTCCATTAAGTTTTTCAAAAATAAAAAGGAAGCCTACCCTCCCTACCGAATACTCACAGACAACGGATCCAGGACCAGCATGGCCCTAGTGAGAGTGTTAGTGCATAACGATTCCGGACAATTACCGGAAGTGTCCCCCACAGACCCTAAGATCATCAAACAAGAAATTTCCATCGGTAGAGGGTCTCATATGCTTTTCGGCGACAACGCGTTATTCGCCGAATGGGACCCGGAAATTTACGAAGTAAAGGACCTAGCAGAATGGTGGTATGAAACCACCGGAACTTCGTTTATATTCGCGCTTTGGGCCTCTAAAAAACCTTTGGAGTTGCCTGATAGCTTCTATGAGGATTCCTTAAAATACGGCCTGGAACATATCGAAGAAATTATCGAAAAAGAATCTAGACTCCCTTCCGACCTGGTTCGCACTTATCTTACCCAAGAACTACATTACGAAATAACGGATAGCGATCGTAAAGGTTTCGAACTATTCGGAAAGTATTGTAACGAGCTGGGGATTCTCTAG
- a CDS encoding CheR family methyltransferase, whose amino-acid sequence MDDSFSSFSQITDEEFKFIKDLMYKETGIFLADHKKIMVQSRLNSRARMHKMQNVSEYIRGLQADRKFFQSELTELINRITTNKTDFFRENHHFEFLKETFFPSVEEKALKSGKKQLRIWSSACSTGEEPYTIAVTCAEYFMHKPGWDIKIFASDIDTNVVQTAQEGIYKADRLEPVSEALKKRYFLKVKDLSGKNQDTYQVKPEIKSMIEFHKVNLLETPYPIREKMDCIFCRNVIIYFDKPTQKKIFENFEHVLKDRGLLVIGHSETLFGISEAYKFLGHTVYQKKPKI is encoded by the coding sequence ATGGATGATAGTTTTTCCAGTTTTTCTCAGATTACAGACGAAGAGTTCAAATTCATTAAGGATTTGATGTATAAGGAAACCGGAATATTTCTGGCGGATCATAAAAAGATAATGGTCCAATCCAGGCTGAATTCCAGGGCGAGAATGCATAAGATGCAGAATGTTTCGGAATATATCCGAGGCCTGCAAGCGGATCGTAAGTTTTTTCAAAGTGAACTCACCGAACTCATTAATCGTATTACTACAAACAAAACCGATTTCTTCCGAGAGAACCATCATTTTGAATTTTTAAAGGAGACCTTCTTTCCTTCCGTAGAGGAGAAGGCTTTGAAGTCGGGAAAAAAGCAGCTTCGTATCTGGTCTAGCGCTTGTTCCACGGGAGAAGAACCGTATACGATCGCTGTCACTTGTGCGGAATATTTTATGCATAAGCCCGGTTGGGATATTAAAATATTTGCATCCGATATTGATACGAATGTGGTGCAAACCGCTCAAGAAGGTATTTATAAAGCGGATCGTTTGGAGCCTGTGAGTGAGGCTCTCAAAAAAAGATACTTCTTAAAAGTGAAGGATCTTTCGGGTAAAAATCAGGACACTTACCAAGTAAAACCTGAGATCAAGTCTATGATCGAATTCCATAAGGTAAATCTTTTAGAAACTCCTTATCCGATACGGGAGAAGATGGATTGTATCTTCTGTAGAAATGTGATCATTTATTTCGACAAGCCCACTCAAAAGAAAATTTTCGAGAACTTCGAACATGTGCTGAAGGACAGAGGTCTTTTGGTGATAGGTCATTCTGAAACTCTTTTCGGTATTTCAGAAGCCTATAAGTTCTTAGGTCATACTGTGTATCAGAAAAAACCGAAAATTTGA
- a CDS encoding STAS domain-containing protein: protein MLIKVDYEILNGDHETLRAYLNSHIEGNPASVILDLDEVQVLTSVALGTLVAFANRLRGQGVLLETINVSPKLLEIIKLVSLDQALGIR from the coding sequence ATGCTGATCAAAGTAGATTATGAGATCCTAAACGGTGATCATGAGACTTTACGTGCCTATTTGAATTCTCACATCGAAGGGAATCCCGCTTCAGTAATTTTAGATCTGGATGAGGTGCAGGTGCTTACCTCGGTCGCTTTAGGGACCTTGGTTGCGTTTGCAAATCGTCTCCGAGGTCAAGGAGTGCTCTTGGAAACGATCAATGTCAGTCCTAAGTTACTGGAAATTATTAAGTTAGTCTCTTTAGACCAGGCATTGGGTATTCGCTGA
- a CDS encoding rhodanese-like domain-containing protein: MFRTFYIFLIIALFSLSSCKNKEDKELAEWIEKGALVVDVRTPNEFERRHFPGAVNIPIDSLPLRVDELGPKDKQIILYCQSGGRSSRAKTFLEEEGFSHLKDAGGIDHLFSSASK, translated from the coding sequence ATGTTCAGAACATTTTATATTTTTCTAATAATTGCGCTCTTTTCTCTTTCTTCCTGCAAGAATAAGGAAGATAAGGAGCTTGCAGAATGGATAGAGAAAGGCGCCCTCGTTGTGGATGTTAGAACTCCTAACGAATTTGAAAGACGCCATTTCCCTGGGGCAGTCAATATTCCGATCGATAGCTTACCTTTGAGAGTGGACGAATTAGGCCCCAAAGACAAACAGATCATTCTTTATTGCCAATCGGGCGGACGCAGCTCAAGAGCAAAAACTTTCTTAGAGGAAGAAGGTTTTTCCCATCTAAAAGATGCAGGGGGAATCGACCATCTATTCTCCTCTGCTTCTAAGTGA
- a CDS encoding methyl-accepting chemotaxis protein yields the protein MQRNSLKIIILAVSTITIVLLTVGISTFAYFTAKKYVEEAYIDEMKKISKLAGKHIKFFFDQQTTLAEFVNSNTPFIKATITRDKASLNPTLVNVFKKYNTYENVFLSTPEENPMVFADATGKANNFRWGGTGFDANIKAALEGKNLLSKVNPSPVTGEAVAVLTVPTMDGNQVVGILGFAISLSKMTETIVNGITIGSDGYIAITDIHGVVVGHPDKSLILKLDLSKTDWGKRLLALPSEQHMEYFFKKDKIATVYDVPEYGLRVSAVVSKDELAEVVHQMLFRIIAFAFVFLIVSIFIIYKIVNVRLHPLQEARELFRSMSTGDLTASLKVYHEDEIGDLSKDTNSFLESLRTSVREIQKISQELASSAEELSASSENFSNGAQSTAASTEEMSATVEEMSAGMDNISGSIYNQYTNISEFQIKITELSQSVNQIGEEIQNTLNMAKSISLQAKKGEESLSGMNAMISNILKSSGEMTAIIGIINDISDQTQLLALNAAIEAARAGEAGKGFAVVAEEISKLSEKTASSIKSISAMISKNTGELDSGAKGIQSSTEIIHAIIRNVDQVSDAMDRLYSITGSQTNINRAVTDNAGKVRTESEAVKLAADEQKKAVQEISQVIMQINEHTINTASGAEQMSSSSRNLSNTAEILKNISEKFKV from the coding sequence ATGCAAAGAAACAGCCTAAAGATCATCATCCTAGCCGTAAGCACAATTACTATAGTTCTACTTACTGTGGGAATTTCCACCTTCGCATACTTTACCGCAAAAAAATATGTAGAAGAAGCCTATATAGACGAGATGAAAAAGATCTCGAAACTCGCCGGAAAACATATCAAATTCTTCTTCGATCAACAAACCACTTTGGCGGAGTTCGTAAATTCCAATACGCCGTTCATCAAGGCAACCATAACAAGAGATAAGGCCAGCCTGAATCCTACACTTGTGAACGTATTCAAAAAATATAATACGTACGAGAACGTATTCTTATCCACTCCGGAAGAAAACCCTATGGTATTCGCAGACGCCACAGGCAAAGCGAATAATTTCCGTTGGGGAGGAACGGGCTTTGATGCAAATATCAAAGCTGCCTTAGAAGGGAAAAATCTTTTAAGCAAGGTAAACCCTTCTCCAGTTACCGGAGAAGCGGTCGCAGTTCTTACCGTTCCAACAATGGACGGAAACCAAGTAGTAGGCATTTTAGGTTTTGCAATTTCACTGAGTAAAATGACTGAGACTATAGTAAATGGGATTACGATCGGATCGGACGGATACATTGCCATCACTGATATTCACGGAGTAGTAGTAGGTCATCCTGATAAGTCTTTGATCTTAAAATTAGATCTAAGTAAAACGGATTGGGGTAAAAGACTTCTGGCCCTCCCTTCTGAACAACACATGGAGTATTTTTTCAAAAAGGATAAAATTGCTACTGTTTACGATGTTCCGGAATACGGATTAAGAGTTTCTGCTGTAGTATCCAAGGACGAACTAGCGGAAGTAGTTCATCAAATGTTATTCAGGATCATTGCATTCGCATTCGTTTTCCTTATCGTTTCCATATTCATTATTTATAAAATAGTAAACGTACGTCTCCATCCTTTGCAGGAAGCAAGAGAATTATTCCGCTCTATGTCCACAGGAGATCTGACTGCAAGTCTAAAGGTCTATCATGAAGACGAGATAGGAGATCTAAGCAAAGACACCAACTCTTTCTTAGAAAGTTTAAGAACTTCCGTAAGAGAGATCCAAAAGATCTCCCAAGAACTTGCGTCCTCCGCAGAAGAATTGTCTGCAAGTTCCGAAAACTTCTCCAATGGAGCCCAATCCACTGCTGCCTCCACAGAAGAAATGTCCGCAACTGTAGAAGAAATGTCCGCGGGGATGGACAATATTTCCGGCTCCATCTACAACCAATACACGAATATTTCGGAATTCCAGATCAAGATCACAGAACTTTCCCAAAGTGTGAACCAGATCGGAGAAGAGATCCAAAACACCTTGAATATGGCAAAGTCCATTTCTCTCCAGGCGAAGAAGGGAGAAGAATCGCTTTCCGGAATGAATGCGATGATCTCGAATATTCTCAAATCCTCCGGAGAAATGACTGCAATCATCGGGATCATCAACGATATTTCCGACCAAACCCAACTTCTCGCATTGAACGCAGCGATAGAAGCGGCAAGAGCAGGAGAAGCAGGGAAAGGATTCGCGGTCGTTGCAGAAGAAATTTCGAAACTCTCCGAAAAGACAGCCTCTTCTATCAAGTCCATCTCTGCGATGATTTCGAAAAACACGGGAGAATTGGACAGCGGGGCCAAAGGAATCCAATCATCTACTGAGATCATCCATGCGATCATCCGGAATGTGGATCAGGTTTCGGACGCAATGGATAGATTGTATTCCATCACAGGTTCCCAGACAAATATCAACCGTGCCGTTACGGATAACGCAGGAAAAGTAAGGACCGAATCGGAAGCAGTAAAATTAGCTGCGGACGAACAGAAAAAAGCGGTCCAGGAAATTTCTCAAGTGATCATGCAGATAAACGAACATACGATCAATACCGCATCGGGAGCGGAACAGATGTCTTCTTCGTCTAGGAACTTGTCGAATACTGCGGAGATCCTTAAAAATATCTCCGAAAAATTCAAAGTATAA